The genomic DNA TTGGAATCCCTTTGTGCTGTTTAGTCTCCTTGCGGTAGTGTTTACGGTCGTAACCGCTTTGTTAATCTTTGGGCGCTCTAAGGAAACCCTGGTAGCCATTATTGCCACCATTTTGGGGACCGCCGCGGCATTGATCATTGCCTGGTTAGTGCTAACTGTAACGCACCAACGGGGCATGAAGTTTGAAATGATGGACTACGTGACTCAGCAGCGGCTCCCCCTCTTTTTTGCGGGGAGTATGATTGGCTCGCTCGGAGCCATCATGGACCTTTCGGCCGATATCACGTCGAGTGTGTTTGCAATCTATCGCGAGCAACCGACCATGCGGTTTGCCGAGTTGTTTGCGAATGCCAGAAAGATTGGCCGCTCCATCATGGGTCCCCTAATTAACGTACTCTTTTTGATCTTTGTGGCTAGTACCTTTCCCATGATGGTGCTGTTTTTAAAGAACGGAAATAGTTGGGGCTATTCGTACTCAATGATTATGTCATTAGGAATCGTCCAAAGTTTGATTAGTGGAATTGGAATTGCGCTAACCGTTCCAATTACGGGGTTGTTAGCCGGTGGTATTTGTGAA from Fructilactobacillus ixorae includes the following:
- a CDS encoding YibE/F family protein, with amino-acid sequence MVLKRIQPRSTVKWWWLLVVLVVGLIAVLLTHYDAPLYSQTVAEVQQVKNGPRMKTTDEFRNQDYQQNQTVTLKILNGNKRCQTVRVQNQFSRSNATDQEYHPGQQVFLHLGGNAQRNRSGLINGFKRDTVVVFLVWLTVSLLLLILKFRGSMALLSLVVNAWLFIIVVELDVHTDWNPFVLFSLLAVVFTVVTALLIFGRSKETLVAIIATILGTAAALIIAWLVLTVTHQRGMKFEMMDYVTQQRLPLFFAGSMIGSLGAIMDLSADITSSVFAIYREQPTMRFAELFANARKIGRSIMGPLINVLFLIFVASTFPMMVLFLKNGNSWGYSYSMIMSLGIVQSLISGIGIALTVPITGLLAGGICEMKVCK